A stretch of Primulina tabacum isolate GXHZ01 chromosome 13, ASM2559414v2, whole genome shotgun sequence DNA encodes these proteins:
- the LOC142521914 gene encoding uncharacterized protein LOC142521914 produces MQHQSSESLLFPNIQIPSCSSPRDDHQSSSTFIERDPGKRKQICEYHVNVRDEIRRSYLNMGPYRPDMLEYPGTKFGSQNRRFQKKWFQKFYWLEYSPSTNMAYCFYCFLFLNDVNSSNISALVNEGFDNWKRINQGKTCAFLAHIGSAASSPHTMCERRAENLMRPSQHIDKVMHAQSKEEKEKNRLRLSTSIVAVRWLALQGCAFRGNDESLSSSNRGNFLELVKAFAKMNIEIDEVVLENAPKNAQYIAPEIQKEILHIMANRVRQMVREEVGDKYFCILVDEARDISKREQMAIILRFVNNHGILTERFFVIKSVSDTTSMNLKNEISNVLVHHDLHVKKIRGQGYDGASNMRGAWNGLQALFLKDCPYAYYVHCFAHRLQLTFVSAAKDVSVIWEFFSHLDNIVNIVTSSTKRIAELHTAQRNEIEYMLSIGERDSGSGANQIGNLQRAGAPRWSSHNDSVKSLIGMYTATCKVFEVLSDYSPNGRVKAEVRGIYRNMASFEFVFILHLMHKIMRTTDTLCQILQRKSQDILTAITFVTTTKTCLQEFRECGWNEFLQEVKVFCSRNEIDVPDLDCLYKIGRSCRQTTIEHHYHFDVFNAAIDFILMELNTRFNESSVELLSLSTALDPKNSFDSFNSDDICKLAKKFYPGDLIKKLLLWSMN; encoded by the coding sequence ATGCAACATCAATCCAGTGAAAGTCTTCTATTTCCCAATATCCAAATTCCTTCATGTTCCTCTCCTAGAGACGATCATCAGTCTTCGTCTACTTTTATTGAACGAGATCcaggaaaaagaaaacagaTATGTGAATATCATGTTAATGTACGAGATGAGATAAGACGTTCATATCTAAATATGGGGCCTTATCGACCAGATATGTTGGAGTATCCAGGTACAAAATTTGGAAGCCAGAATCGTCGTTTTCAGAAAAAAtggtttcagaaattttattggTTGGAGTATTCGCCTTCAACAAATATggcatattgtttctattgttttcttttcctAAATGATGTTAATTCATCTAATATCTCGGCATTGGTCAATGAAGGATTTGACAATTGGAAAAGGATAAACCAAGGAAAAACATGTGCTTTTCTTGCCCATATTGGTTCTGCAGCTTCTTCACCTCATACTATGTGTGAgagaagggctgaaaatttgatgAGGCCCTCACAACATATTGATAAAGTGATGCATGCACAATCTAAagaggaaaaagagaaaaatcgtCTGCGTTTGAGCACCTCAATTGTAGCTGTTCGTTGGCTAGCACTTCAAGGTTGTGCTTTTAGAGGTAACGATGAATCTCTATCTTCATCTAATCgtggaaattttcttgaattggtGAAGGCTTTTGCAAAAATGAATATAGAAATTGATGAAGTTGTGCTTGAGAATGCTCCAAAAAATGCCCAATATATCGCTCCAGAAATTCAGAAAGAGATTTTACATATTATGGCCAATAGAGTACGACAGATGGTTcgtgaagaagttggagataaATACTTCTGTATTCTTGTTGATGAAGCCCGAGATATATCTAAACGAGAGCAAATGGCCATTATATTGAGGTTTGTGAACAATCatgggattttgacagaaagATTTTTTGTCATCAAAAGTGTTAGTGACACTACCtcaatgaatttgaaaaatGAGATATCAAATGTTCTTGTTCATCATGATCTCCATGTTAAGAAAATCAGAGGCCAAGGATATGATGGTGCTAGCAATATGCGTGGAGCGTGGAATGGACTTCAAGcattatttctcaaagattgtcCCTATGCATACTATGTCCACTGTTTTGCACATCGTTTACAACTGACATTTGTTTCTGCAGCTAAGGATGTTAGTGTTATTTGGGAATTCTTTTCTCATTTGGACAATATTGTTAATATTGTCACTTCTTCTACTAAGCGCATTGCTGAATTACATACTGCACAGAGAAATGAAATTGAGTATATGTTGTCAATTGGAGAACGTGATTCTGGAAGTGGTGCAAACCAGATTGGTAATTTGCAACGAGCAGGAGCTCCTCGTTGGAGTTCTCACAATGATTCGGTAAAAAGCTTGATAGGTATGTACACTGCAACTTGCAAAGTTTTTGAAGTTCTCAGTGATTATTCTCCAAATGGAAGAGTTAAGGCTGAAGTTCGGGGGATTTACAGAAACATGGCAAGCtttgaatttgtgtttattttgcacttaatgcataaaattatgagaacaaCAGATACTCTTTGTCaaattcttcaaagaaaatctcaaGACATTTTGACTGCTATCACATTTGTCACTACTACCAAAACTTGCCTTCAAGAATTTAGAGAATGTGGGTGGAATGAATTTCTTCAGGAAGTTAAAGTTTTTTGCTCAAGAAATGAAATTGATGTACCTGACCTTGATTGTCTATATAAGATTGGACGTTCCTGTCGGCAAACTACAATAGAACATCATTACcactttgatgtttttaatgcagCAATAGATTTCATTTTGATGGAGTTAAATACTCGGTTCAATGAGTCATCGGTGGAACTTCTTTCTCTTAGTACAGCTTTAGATCCTAAAAATTCATTTGACTCATTTAACAGTGATGATATTTGCAAGCTTGCGAAGAAGTTTTATCCTGGAGATTTGATCAAGAAATTGTTGCTTTGGAGTATGAATTGA